A stretch of Ignavibacteriota bacterium DNA encodes these proteins:
- a CDS encoding VWA domain-containing protein, which yields MHPLLPPARSTRPARVVFALALAFAACVAATPLAAQPLTVHLSDVDFTGLPTVKLKICAERGGALLRGLDADNLTLTDNGVRRPLTVRCPDPTRINSVVMVLDNSGSMLGVMPKLIEAAGRLVDSLGATDECAIVTFGRFITVRQDFTTDKTQLKTVLAALVAEGGTPLYDASLLGLDILSARPGNRHAVIITDGEDNMSVNTAAAVVARAQANTIKIHSIAFGITEPYLSVMRGFATGTGGLFFSVVRPSELTNVYERIAAEITERCCVVEYQANCTDSLRTLDVIVRVGADSARTVESFVTPSRPPAAVLAVTVPSSLAPFESGLATVTLSPAPVQTLALNLRFTVEFDEKLVKIEPLLPFTLGTVAENQIVTMTQIAPGRVAFGMSNIIPAAATQLLVGFPIQGLPADTSRAVEFRIVDAVLDGCPVVLTTSPDTVDVCQCLRPFAVGFPAAPSHSSDGNVEVPLLVPPGMLDPRTRALLRVDIALPADAALLDVLPGDVFPEGTVLSSRPDTRTLRLFTDGTVLPARADGVLASLRLAVTQQISATALHIDLLRARLWQQCCPSDTTIAAGGIFIDGYCEKLLQRRGDAPTMRIAPHPVTRDNGGTLHVYVPERFAGAACELSVTDMNGKLVRSLPSRVFPQGETLLALDADGMPAGRYMVLLRARDTAAGLSFLVAR from the coding sequence ATGCATCCACTTCTCCCTCCTGCCCGCAGCACACGCCCCGCTCGTGTTGTGTTTGCCCTCGCGCTGGCTTTCGCGGCCTGTGTGGCCGCAACGCCTCTCGCCGCACAGCCCCTGACCGTCCATCTGTCGGACGTGGATTTTACCGGCTTGCCGACGGTGAAACTCAAGATCTGCGCCGAGCGCGGCGGAGCGCTGCTCCGGGGTCTCGATGCCGACAATCTCACACTAACCGACAACGGCGTCCGCCGCCCGCTCACGGTGCGCTGTCCCGATCCGACCCGCATCAATTCCGTGGTCATGGTGCTCGACAACAGCGGATCGATGCTCGGAGTCATGCCGAAACTCATCGAGGCGGCGGGACGCCTCGTCGACAGTCTGGGCGCTACCGATGAATGCGCCATCGTGACCTTCGGCCGTTTCATCACAGTCCGCCAGGATTTCACTACCGACAAAACGCAGCTCAAAACGGTGCTCGCCGCACTGGTGGCCGAAGGCGGCACACCGCTGTACGACGCATCATTACTCGGACTCGACATACTCTCGGCGCGGCCGGGCAACAGGCATGCGGTGATCATCACCGACGGCGAGGACAACATGAGTGTGAACACCGCCGCCGCGGTGGTTGCGCGCGCGCAGGCGAATACGATCAAGATCCATTCGATCGCGTTCGGGATCACCGAGCCGTATCTCAGCGTCATGCGCGGATTTGCCACGGGCACGGGCGGACTCTTTTTCTCGGTGGTCCGTCCCAGCGAACTGACAAACGTGTACGAACGTATCGCCGCCGAAATCACCGAGCGCTGCTGCGTGGTGGAATATCAGGCGAACTGTACCGACAGTCTGCGCACGCTCGATGTGATCGTGCGTGTGGGCGCAGATTCAGCGCGCACGGTCGAATCGTTTGTCACTCCGTCACGGCCGCCCGCGGCGGTGCTGGCCGTGACCGTCCCCTCGAGTCTTGCACCCTTCGAGAGCGGCCTCGCCACGGTCACGCTGTCACCCGCGCCGGTGCAGACCCTCGCGCTCAATCTGCGCTTCACGGTGGAGTTCGACGAGAAGCTTGTAAAAATCGAACCGCTTCTGCCCTTCACCCTCGGCACGGTGGCCGAGAATCAAATCGTCACGATGACGCAGATCGCGCCGGGACGTGTGGCCTTCGGCATGAGCAACATCATCCCCGCCGCCGCCACGCAGTTGCTGGTCGGCTTCCCGATTCAGGGCCTGCCCGCAGATACGAGCCGTGCCGTTGAATTCCGCATCGTGGACGCAGTGCTCGACGGTTGTCCGGTCGTGCTCACCACGAGTCCCGATACGGTGGACGTCTGCCAGTGCCTGCGCCCCTTCGCGGTGGGTTTTCCGGCGGCACCCTCTCATTCCTCCGACGGAAACGTGGAGGTGCCGCTGCTCGTCCCGCCCGGCATGCTCGACCCGCGCACACGCGCCCTGCTGCGTGTCGACATCGCGCTGCCCGCCGATGCCGCGCTGCTCGACGTGTTGCCCGGCGACGTGTTCCCCGAAGGCACGGTGTTATCGTCGCGGCCCGATACGCGCACGCTGCGCCTCTTTACCGACGGCACGGTGCTCCCTGCGCGCGCCGATGGTGTGCTCGCCTCGCTGCGCCTCGCGGTGACGCAACAGATCTCGGCCACGGCGCTGCATATCGATCTTCTGCGCGCGCGGCTCTGGCAGCAGTGCTGTCCGTCGGATACCACGATCGCGGCGGGAGGCATCTTCATCGACGGCTACTGCGAGAAACTTCTGCAGCGCCGTGGCGACGCGCCCACAATGCGTATCGCGCCGCACCCTGTGACGCGCGACAACGGCGGAACGCTGCACGTGTATGTTCCCGAGCGCTTCGCGGGAGCTGCCTGCGAGCTTTCCGTCACCGACATGAATGGAAAACTGGTCCGCTCGCTTCCATCACGCGTCTTCCCGCAGGGCGAAACGCTGCTCGCTCTCGACGCGGACGGTATGCCCGCGGGCAGGTACATGGTGCTGCTGCGCGCGCGCGACACGGCCGCGGGCCTGTCGTTCCTCGTCGCGCGTTAG
- a CDS encoding T9SS type A sorting domain-containing protein, with protein sequence MIRMFAVFALLFFAVFPTVLPAQSFDDEFNGFVLDSRWSWVREDRPYWSLDASKLQIMTQTGALNGTDYNDVKNILLQPAPNLPDFNFRTKIEFSPDSSLHNAGLIYRLDDDNYIRVSRGVHENINGVWMEIEQLGRTEISFVADITSSTVQLSLSRNGGTMYRAMVTTNDTDWTIIAERNTAFPSGGSPKIGLQAANGQGNVTTSRIPARFDWFHVNLTGVDDGRVLQVPSPEVHDVYPAPARAGDDMTVTYSLPGAAGSIRLSDMLGRVVWRGTLDPGEGIRHTRVPTAGVTPGTYMVTVESGTRLAQRSVVIR encoded by the coding sequence ATGATTCGCATGTTTGCAGTCTTTGCCCTGCTGTTCTTTGCGGTATTTCCCACAGTACTGCCCGCCCAGAGTTTCGACGACGAGTTCAACGGCTTCGTGCTCGACTCGCGGTGGAGCTGGGTGCGCGAGGACCGTCCGTACTGGTCGCTCGACGCATCGAAGCTGCAGATCATGACACAAACCGGCGCGTTAAACGGCACCGATTACAACGACGTCAAGAACATCCTGCTGCAGCCCGCACCCAACCTGCCCGATTTTAATTTCCGGACCAAGATCGAATTTTCCCCCGACTCGTCGTTGCACAATGCGGGGCTCATTTACCGCCTCGACGACGACAATTATATCCGCGTTTCGCGCGGCGTACACGAGAACATCAACGGTGTGTGGATGGAAATCGAACAGCTCGGCCGCACCGAAATTTCCTTCGTGGCCGACATCACCTCGAGCACCGTGCAGCTCAGTCTCTCGCGCAACGGAGGGACGATGTACCGCGCCATGGTGACTACGAACGACACCGATTGGACCATCATCGCCGAACGCAACACCGCCTTCCCCTCGGGGGGCAGTCCGAAGATCGGCCTGCAGGCGGCCAACGGCCAGGGCAATGTGACCACGAGCCGCATTCCCGCGCGTTTCGACTGGTTCCACGTCAACTTGACCGGGGTTGATGACGGTCGCGTGCTCCAGGTGCCGTCGCCCGAAGTGCACGACGTGTACCCCGCACCCGCGCGCGCGGGCGACGACATGACCGTCACGTATTCTCTTCCCGGCGCCGCCGGATCAATCCGCCTCTCCGACATGCTCGGTCGCGTTGTCTGGCGCGGCACGCTCGATCCCGGCGAAGGGATACGCCACACACGCGTACCCACCGCGGGTGTCACACCGGGCACCTATATGGTGACAGTGGAGAGCGGAACGCGCCTTGCGCAGCGTTCCGTCGTGATCCGCTAA
- a CDS encoding NifU family protein, translated as METRIEEVIDREIRPYIEMDGGKIRFVEMKNNVVFVELAGACGSCPSSTLTLKGGVERILKRRFPEVESVELAGLGAMFSR; from the coding sequence ATGGAAACCAGGATCGAGGAAGTTATCGATCGGGAGATACGTCCGTACATCGAGATGGACGGCGGGAAAATCCGTTTTGTCGAAATGAAGAACAACGTCGTGTTTGTGGAACTCGCCGGCGCGTGCGGCAGTTGTCCTTCGTCGACACTGACGCTCAAGGGCGGCGTCGAACGCATCCTCAAACGCCGCTTCCCCGAGGTGGAAAGTGTCGAACTCGCCGGGTTGGGCGCCATGTTCTCGCGCTGA
- the ccsA gene encoding cytochrome c biogenesis protein CcsA produces MFVTLLGSLADVFLPVLYVVTAMAYGLAFFRDEAFAKLWKSRLLFATTVTHFFAIGLHTAQHGHCMVTTIFEMMSLVAFTVITTYTVIEFRTNIKGTGFFLVCLASLFELVSAVGTKLPVSQAPNPVLSNMGIGLHVSSAVFGFGGIAISAVYGMLYLLLHRELKKGDFGSFFKHLPSLESLERLSGVAMVLGFMLLTVAILIGGFWLPRTFQNFSYGDPKLVATGAVWILYAVVLVAKYALRLDGKRVITLSLAGFVLSMLSFTVVNAFFSGFHRFF; encoded by the coding sequence ATGTTTGTGACCTTGCTCGGCAGTCTGGCCGATGTGTTCCTGCCCGTTTTGTACGTGGTGACCGCCATGGCGTACGGTCTGGCGTTTTTCCGCGACGAGGCCTTTGCGAAACTCTGGAAGTCGCGGCTGCTGTTCGCCACCACGGTCACTCATTTTTTCGCCATTGGACTGCACACGGCCCAACACGGGCACTGCATGGTCACCACCATCTTCGAGATGATGTCACTCGTGGCGTTCACCGTGATCACCACATACACGGTCATCGAGTTCCGCACCAACATCAAGGGCACGGGATTCTTCCTCGTCTGCCTCGCCTCGCTGTTCGAACTGGTCTCGGCCGTGGGCACCAAGCTGCCGGTTTCGCAGGCGCCGAATCCGGTGCTCTCGAACATGGGCATCGGCCTGCACGTCTCGTCGGCCGTGTTCGGTTTCGGCGGCATCGCCATCTCGGCCGTGTACGGCATGCTGTATCTGCTGCTGCACAGGGAATTAAAAAAAGGGGATTTCGGATCCTTTTTTAAACATCTCCCCAGTCTCGAATCACTCGAGCGCCTCAGCGGCGTGGCCATGGTGCTGGGATTTATGCTGCTCACCGTCGCGATTCTCATCGGCGGATTCTGGCTGCCGCGCACGTTCCAAAATTTCTCGTACGGGGATCCGAAGCTGGTCGCAACGGGCGCCGTGTGGATACTCTACGCCGTGGTGTTGGTGGCGAAGTACGCGCTGCGGCTCGACGGCAAACGCGTGATCACGCTGTCGCTCGCCGGCTTCGTGCTCTCGATGCTTTCATTCACCGTTGTCAACGCCTTCTTCAGCGGCTTTCACAGGTTTTTCTGA
- a CDS encoding glutamyl-tRNA reductase: protein MPMMLYAVGVNHRTAPVELREHLHLAPHEIEEALARFGDGFLREAAIVSTCNRTELYALTDDEAVSGEQLIAALRALRPSARLEDAHFFRLFTCGAVRHLYRVASAIDSQVLGDMQILGQVKDSFELASGAGTAGNVLSHMFMGALRTGKRVRSETSLGIGAVSISFAAVELAKRIFTDFHTKKALLIGTGETGELAARHLLSKGLEDLTLTNRTHARAVSLASELHARVVPYESFPDVLHEADIVVSATASPDIVVTREMVARAMKHRQNRTMLLIDIALPRDIDPAIDTLPGVFLKDLDSLQNIVDQNIEKRRAEIPRAEIIVTEEVVNFFLWFNALEATPTIQQLREKFESIRAAEIERFRNKLGGVELETVDMLTKRIINKLLHPTMVSLKEPVSDSTILATRLQVLRELFDLDAEERRQHPEQTHS from the coding sequence GTGCCGATGATGCTGTATGCCGTGGGCGTCAATCACCGCACCGCCCCGGTCGAACTTCGCGAACACCTGCACCTCGCGCCGCATGAGATCGAGGAGGCCCTCGCGCGTTTCGGCGACGGTTTCCTGCGCGAGGCGGCCATCGTGTCCACCTGCAACCGCACGGAACTGTACGCGCTCACCGACGACGAAGCCGTGTCGGGCGAACAGCTCATCGCGGCACTGCGCGCGTTGCGCCCCTCCGCGCGTCTCGAGGACGCACACTTCTTCCGTCTCTTTACCTGCGGAGCCGTCCGCCACCTGTACCGCGTGGCTTCCGCCATCGATTCGCAGGTGCTGGGCGACATGCAGATACTCGGGCAGGTCAAGGACTCCTTCGAACTCGCGAGCGGCGCGGGCACGGCCGGCAACGTGCTGAGCCACATGTTCATGGGCGCTCTGCGGACAGGCAAACGCGTGCGCAGCGAGACCTCGCTCGGCATCGGCGCCGTCTCGATCAGTTTCGCCGCGGTGGAACTTGCCAAACGCATCTTCACCGACTTCCACACCAAGAAGGCGTTGCTTATCGGCACCGGCGAGACAGGCGAACTGGCCGCGCGTCATCTGCTCTCGAAGGGGCTCGAGGATCTCACGCTGACCAACCGCACACACGCACGCGCGGTGTCGCTCGCCTCCGAACTGCACGCGCGTGTCGTGCCCTACGAGAGTTTCCCCGACGTGCTGCACGAGGCCGACATCGTGGTGTCGGCGACGGCCTCGCCCGACATCGTGGTGACACGCGAGATGGTGGCGCGGGCAATGAAACACCGGCAGAACCGCACCATGCTGCTCATCGACATCGCGCTTCCGCGCGACATAGATCCCGCCATCGACACGCTGCCCGGCGTGTTCCTCAAGGATCTCGATTCGCTGCAGAACATCGTCGACCAGAACATCGAAAAACGCCGCGCCGAAATTCCGCGCGCCGAGATCATCGTCACCGAGGAAGTGGTGAACTTCTTCCTCTGGTTCAACGCCCTCGAGGCGACGCCCACCATACAGCAACTGCGCGAAAAGTTCGAATCGATTCGCGCGGCCGAGATCGAGCGTTTCCGCAACAAACTCGGCGGCGTCGAACTCGAGACCGTCGACATGCTGACCAAACGCATCATCAACAAGCTGCTTCATCCCACCATGGTGAGTCTCAAGGAGCCGGTATCGGACTCCACCATACTCGCCACGAGACTGCAGGTCCTGCGCGAACTGTTCGATCTCGACGCGGAGGAGCGGCGACAACATCCGGAACAGACCCACTCATGA